From Xylanibacter oryzae DSM 17970, a single genomic window includes:
- a CDS encoding nucleotidyltransferase family protein — protein sequence MKFAIIAAGEGSRLTAEGVKMPKPLVQVAGEKLIDRLIRIFMQNDATEIVVICNDITTMVSRHLINLQKNGLNGTPVPLRFVVKSTPSSMHSFYEISPYICDGPFCLTTVDTIFNEQTFSEYIKTFRQLVNENIADGLMGVTDYIDDEKPLYVGTDGDLNVTGFFDESHDCKYISGGIYGLIPKAIETLKKCINRGESRMRNFQRGLIVDNIRLKAYPMDKIMDIDHADDILKAETFLQKK from the coding sequence ATGAAGTTCGCAATAATAGCTGCTGGTGAGGGGTCAAGACTCACAGCCGAAGGTGTTAAAATGCCGAAACCTCTAGTACAGGTGGCAGGTGAAAAGCTTATTGATAGACTAATACGGATCTTTATGCAGAATGATGCTACAGAAATAGTCGTTATTTGCAATGATATAACGACCATGGTAAGTAGGCATCTTATAAATCTGCAAAAAAATGGGCTTAATGGAACACCTGTTCCACTTAGGTTTGTAGTTAAGAGTACACCTAGTTCTATGCATAGCTTCTATGAGATAAGTCCTTATATTTGCGATGGACCATTCTGCTTAACTACTGTAGATACTATATTTAATGAACAAACGTTTTCCGAATATATAAAAACATTCAGACAATTAGTCAATGAAAATATTGCTGATGGGCTAATGGGCGTAACAGATTATATAGATGATGAAAAACCCTTGTATGTCGGTACAGATGGAGATCTTAATGTTACAGGATTCTTTGATGAAAGCCATGATTGCAAATATATCTCAGGAGGAATATACGGACTAATACCAAAAGCTATTGAGACATTAAAAAAATGTATCAATAGGGGTGAAAGCCGTATGCGCAACTTTCAGCGTGGACTGATTGTTGATAATATTAGACTAAAGGCTTATCCTATGGATAAGATAATGGATATAGACCATGCCGACGATATACTCAAGGCTGAAACATTCTTGCAGAAAAAATGA
- a CDS encoding helix-turn-helix domain-containing protein: protein MILESNKQNSLQLPFEYHHLPDDLPQFIKSGNLLTVTDMVGIVLCTSGYIKIKTGLGQYDLKKKDVFLYSPSGLVQIQNISEDFEGIVIKPRIDYIMSILYNMVDVKNQMYIRDNPLITFSDEQYEYILSTMLSIEARIKQEASSAIDTSRIIVFTELIKSQMRTLFYEIINIYLINQPLDIKAPDRNDEVMQRFIVSLDMHYRKERNVAFYASEQCLSYSYFSEIIKAKSGVTALKWIINRVIMDAEQMLEYTNVSVKEIAARLSFPTQSFFGKYFKQYVGISPKEYRKKARSRKGEIPNKNIEVDFL from the coding sequence ATGATATTAGAAAGTAATAAACAGAACAGTTTACAGTTGCCATTTGAATATCATCATTTACCTGATGATTTGCCTCAGTTCATTAAATCAGGTAATTTGTTAACCGTAACAGATATGGTAGGCATTGTGTTATGTACATCCGGATATATAAAAATTAAAACGGGATTAGGTCAATATGATTTGAAAAAGAAGGATGTTTTCTTGTATTCTCCTTCAGGATTAGTACAGATACAGAATATAAGTGAAGATTTTGAAGGAATTGTTATTAAACCTAGAATTGATTATATAATGTCTATATTATATAATATGGTGGATGTTAAAAATCAGATGTATATAAGAGATAATCCTCTAATTACTTTTAGCGATGAACAGTATGAATATATTTTGTCTACAATGCTTTCTATAGAAGCACGCATAAAGCAAGAAGCAAGCTCTGCTATTGATACTAGTAGAATTATCGTTTTTACAGAACTTATTAAGTCTCAGATGCGAACATTATTTTATGAAATAATAAATATATATCTTATCAATCAACCTTTAGATATTAAGGCTCCTGATAGGAATGATGAGGTAATGCAACGTTTTATAGTTTCACTTGACATGCATTATCGTAAAGAGAGAAATGTCGCTTTTTATGCATCAGAACAATGTCTCTCGTATAGTTATTTTTCAGAGATAATAAAAGCCAAGTCAGGAGTCACAGCTCTTAAATGGATTATAAATCGTGTAATAATGGATGCTGAACAGATGCTTGAATATACTAATGTCAGTGTAAAGGAGATTGCTGCTAGATTGTCATTTCCAACTCAGTCATTTTTTGGCAAATACTTTAAACAGTATGTAGGTATATCACCAAAAGAATATCGTAAAAAGGCGAGAAGTCGCAAGGGAGAAATTCCTAATAAAAATATAGAGGTCGATTTTTTGTAG
- a CDS encoding efflux RND transporter periplasmic adaptor subunit → MNTNKLIMFLLGATLISSCSPGKKNETADPIGVKVMTVNSSADAANKSYVGTVEESYGSQLSFSTMGTVAQVFTDEGKAVQKGQILAVLDKSTLMNTYDIAQSTMKQAKDAYKRLNTLYKKGSLPEIKLIEVQTQLAQAEAAERIALKNLHDCVLRAPFSGYISKRTVDIGNNVMPGVACFNLVKIDNVKIKVSVPEKEISGVRIGQSVRFSVGALDNRSFIGIVKEKGVQANPLSHTYDIKLELSNRDHSLLPGMVCSVMMSRKSGEKAIIIPQENVLIDGEGSYVWIVEGNTTHRRSVITGGVTDAGTIIISGLTNGEQIVIAGQNKVSEGSKVKND, encoded by the coding sequence ATGAATACAAACAAATTAATTATGTTCCTATTAGGTGCAACTCTAATTTCAAGTTGCTCACCAGGAAAAAAGAATGAGACGGCAGATCCTATTGGCGTCAAGGTTATGACAGTAAACAGTTCTGCAGATGCAGCCAACAAAAGTTATGTTGGTACAGTAGAAGAGTCATATGGTTCACAACTGAGTTTTTCTACAATGGGCACAGTTGCTCAAGTATTCACAGATGAAGGTAAAGCAGTACAAAAAGGACAAATACTTGCTGTGCTGGACAAGTCTACACTAATGAATACTTACGACATTGCCCAGTCTACAATGAAACAAGCAAAAGATGCATACAAACGTCTTAATACTTTATATAAAAAAGGTAGTCTACCTGAGATAAAATTAATAGAGGTTCAAACACAATTGGCACAAGCAGAGGCTGCTGAACGTATTGCATTAAAAAATTTACATGACTGCGTACTTAGAGCTCCATTCAGTGGATATATATCTAAGCGTACTGTAGATATCGGAAATAATGTTATGCCAGGAGTTGCTTGTTTCAATTTAGTCAAAATTGATAATGTCAAAATTAAAGTATCTGTTCCTGAAAAAGAAATATCAGGTGTTAGAATTGGACAATCTGTAAGATTCTCTGTAGGAGCTTTAGACAATAGAAGCTTTATTGGGATTGTGAAAGAGAAAGGTGTACAAGCTAACCCTCTAAGTCATACATACGATATTAAACTTGAACTTTCGAACAGAGATCATTCATTGCTACCTGGTATGGTTTGTAGTGTAATGATGAGTAGAAAATCAGGTGAGAAGGCAATAATAATACCTCAAGAAAATGTACTGATAGACGGTGAAGGCTCTTATGTATGGATAGTTGAAGGTAACACGACTCATAGACGCAGTGTTATTACAGGAGGGGTAACTGATGCCGGAACAATAATAATATCTGGTCTAACAAACGGAGAACAGATTGTAATAGCAGGACAAAATAAGGTGAGCGAAGGCTCTAAAGTTAAAAATGACTGA
- a CDS encoding efflux RND transporter permease subunit produces MKKNKLDIVEAVMHYRSIMLLILGACIVFGVYSLINMPKNEFPTFTIRQGVVVGVYPGATSADVESQLTKPLEKFLWGFKEIKKSKTYSQTKDGICYVFVELNDNIKDKDEFWSKFKHRLQQFKTELPPGVMALIANDDFGDTSAMLITLESKNKTYHELHNYMTDLQDSLRVLPSIANLRVYGEQQEQIGVYIDRDRLSTYGINAATIMANMQAQGMTIISGNVDDKKTVRPIHIRSNMSTENEVAQQIVYSDPNGNVVRLRDIATIKREYPESDSYIKNNGTKCIVLSLEMNEGNNIVHFGDQVKSIIKNFKHSLPSDVSIYPITDQSTLVNHSILEFLQELFISICSVIFVIMLLLPIRVASVAAATIPMAILMALGVFMAGGIELNTVTLAALIVTLGMIVDNSIVIIDCYIEKIDSGMSRWHAASLSAKEFFSSIFSATLAISITFFPLLLTMRGQMLDFVKWFPIAVSIILGASLLVAVFVVPWMQYTFIKKGLKKDDSKKKKHKTFLDIMQHYYDILIAACFRHPFITLGIGAISVVIGASLFSKLPSKLMPRAERNQFAVEMYLPSGTAIEHTAAIADSLSHMMKKDPRVLNITTFYGNGSPRFQMSYAPQLGGTNFAQFIVNTENDKATEALLDKFTPLYSNYFANAQVRFKQLDYSDAKAPIEIRFSSSNYEQIHKVVDEAMKVMRKDTDLVLVRSNFEGTTSGINVVMNSDEANRLGINKSLLAMNLATRFGDGIPMTTVWEGDYPVKVMLKDNNTGKQTVDDLNNATVSGLIPTPNIHLRQIADVKPDWRESMIVRRNGVRTISVFADLRRGVNTNRATDKTIANLKTIHMPTSVSMKVGGQRESDDENGPQIYGGLSISIIIIFVILLFHFRDIRLSLLIMASLTFSLLGAALGILIMNQNTSMTGILGMISLMGIIVRNGIIMIDYAEELRIKDHLSAKHAAINAAKRRMRPIFLTSAAASMGVIPMVIQNSPMWGPMGVVVCFGTIVAMFFIITMIPVGYWIVFRIEDHKRHLKNEKERAKLLAAED; encoded by the coding sequence ATGAAAAAGAATAAATTGGATATTGTAGAAGCTGTGATGCACTATCGTAGCATCATGCTTCTAATATTGGGAGCATGTATTGTATTCGGTGTATACTCGCTTATTAACATGCCTAAAAATGAGTTTCCTACTTTCACTATCCGCCAAGGAGTTGTTGTAGGTGTATACCCTGGAGCTACGTCTGCAGATGTTGAATCCCAATTAACAAAGCCTCTAGAAAAATTTTTATGGGGATTCAAAGAGATAAAAAAATCTAAAACATACTCGCAAACAAAAGATGGAATATGCTATGTATTTGTTGAACTGAATGATAATATTAAAGATAAAGATGAATTCTGGAGCAAGTTCAAGCATCGTTTACAACAATTCAAAACAGAATTACCTCCAGGAGTTATGGCTCTTATAGCCAATGATGACTTTGGGGATACATCTGCTATGCTTATTACATTGGAAAGCAAGAATAAGACATATCACGAACTGCACAATTATATGACAGACTTACAAGATAGTCTGAGAGTCTTACCTTCAATAGCGAACCTACGTGTTTACGGAGAGCAACAGGAACAAATCGGCGTATATATAGACCGAGACAGACTATCTACATATGGTATTAACGCTGCTACCATAATGGCTAATATGCAGGCACAAGGTATGACAATAATTAGCGGTAACGTTGATGACAAAAAAACAGTACGCCCTATACATATAAGATCAAATATGAGCACAGAAAATGAAGTTGCTCAGCAAATAGTATATTCTGATCCAAATGGTAATGTTGTCCGTTTACGAGATATAGCGACAATCAAGCGAGAATACCCTGAGTCTGACTCATACATAAAAAATAACGGAACAAAGTGTATTGTGTTGTCTCTAGAAATGAATGAAGGTAATAATATCGTACACTTCGGAGATCAAGTCAAAAGCATTATAAAGAACTTTAAGCATTCGTTACCTTCAGACGTCTCAATATATCCAATTACAGACCAGAGCACATTAGTGAACCATTCCATATTAGAATTCCTGCAAGAATTATTTATATCCATTTGTTCGGTTATATTTGTAATTATGCTACTATTACCTATTCGTGTTGCAAGTGTAGCTGCCGCCACAATACCTATGGCAATACTTATGGCTCTAGGAGTATTTATGGCCGGAGGTATAGAACTTAACACTGTAACACTGGCAGCTCTTATAGTAACATTAGGAATGATTGTTGATAATAGTATAGTTATCATTGACTGTTATATAGAGAAAATTGATAGCGGAATGAGCAGATGGCACGCTGCGTCATTATCTGCGAAAGAATTTTTCTCATCAATATTTAGTGCCACTCTTGCTATATCAATTACATTCTTCCCATTGTTATTAACAATGAGAGGGCAAATGCTTGATTTCGTAAAATGGTTCCCTATCGCAGTATCTATAATACTTGGAGCTTCATTGCTTGTTGCTGTATTTGTTGTTCCTTGGATGCAATATACTTTCATAAAAAAGGGATTGAAGAAAGATGATAGCAAAAAGAAAAAGCATAAAACATTTTTGGATATAATGCAACACTACTATGACATTCTAATAGCTGCTTGTTTCCGTCATCCTTTTATAACACTTGGAATTGGAGCTATATCTGTAGTAATAGGAGCATCATTGTTTTCAAAACTGCCATCAAAGCTAATGCCTAGAGCAGAGCGTAACCAGTTTGCAGTAGAAATGTACCTTCCTTCTGGTACCGCAATAGAACATACCGCTGCAATTGCTGATAGCTTGAGCCACATGATGAAAAAAGATCCACGAGTACTAAATATAACTACATTCTATGGTAATGGATCTCCACGTTTCCAAATGAGTTATGCCCCACAATTAGGTGGAACAAACTTTGCCCAATTCATAGTAAATACAGAAAATGATAAAGCGACAGAGGCATTACTAGATAAATTTACTCCATTATACTCTAATTATTTTGCTAATGCACAAGTACGTTTCAAACAACTTGACTATTCAGACGCAAAAGCCCCTATAGAAATAAGATTTAGCAGTAGTAACTATGAACAGATACACAAAGTTGTAGATGAAGCAATGAAAGTAATGCGCAAAGATACAGATCTTGTACTTGTGCGTAGCAATTTTGAAGGAACTACAAGTGGAATTAACGTTGTCATGAACAGTGATGAAGCAAACAGACTTGGAATAAACAAATCATTGCTTGCAATGAATCTCGCAACACGATTCGGCGATGGCATACCTATGACTACCGTTTGGGAAGGTGATTATCCCGTAAAAGTAATGTTGAAAGATAACAATACAGGGAAACAAACTGTTGATGATCTTAATAACGCAACAGTTTCAGGATTAATACCGACCCCCAATATTCATCTTAGACAAATAGCCGATGTTAAGCCAGACTGGCGTGAAAGCATGATTGTACGTCGCAATGGAGTACGAACGATATCCGTTTTTGCTGATTTACGTAGAGGAGTAAACACAAATAGGGCAACAGATAAAACTATTGCCAATCTTAAAACGATACATATGCCTACAAGCGTTAGCATGAAAGTAGGAGGACAACGTGAAAGCGATGATGAGAATGGCCCACAAATATATGGAGGACTTAGCATATCTATTATAATAATTTTTGTTATTTTACTATTTCATTTCCGGGATATAAGACTTTCTTTATTGATTATGGCATCGCTAACATTTTCTCTATTAGGAGCTGCGCTTGGTATTTTGATAATGAACCAAAATACAAGTATGACTGGTATACTTGGAATGATATCACTAATGGGTATAATAGTGAGGAATGGTATTATTATGATTGACTATGCTGAAGAGCTCCGTATAAAAGATCATCTCAGTGCTAAACATGCTGCTATAAATGCAGCTAAACGAAGAATGCGACCTATATTCTTGACAAGTGCAGCTGCTTCAATGGGTGTTATTCCAATGGTTATACAAAACTCACCAATGTGGGGACCAATGGGAGTTGTTGTATGCTTCGGTACAATTGTCGCGATGTTCTTCATAATAACAATGATTCCTGTAGGATATTGGATTGTTTTCAGAATAGAAGATCACAAACGACATCTTAAGAATGAAAAAGAGCGTGCTAAACTGTTGGCAGCAGAAGACTAA
- a CDS encoding TolC family protein: MKRISIILLYIGIVLPMFSQKIYTLKECRELAVKNNIKMRDAQMSIEQAHETEKNAFSKYFPNVSAGAVYFHSNDYLMKKDVSLSAEDKQGLSSIISQMGLNPSALASLPSSYSFDMLKSGAAAQIVAMEPIYAGGQITAGNKLAKLQTLVKKLQMRQSKDEIVSSTETYYNQLITLFEKMKTIEAADNQLKRIHQDAENSYKGGLSTKKDMLTVEIKQNELIANRLKVENGIKLCKMVLAQYIGMNGIDIMVDTTITEDIPEPSSYLVDHTSAINNKVEAQLLDKDVEANVLQTKMKKGALLPTVSIGAVGVYADLVGNGQANVIGMATVSIPISEWWSSNHTVKHQKIAEQISRMDREDNRQLLIIQMQSAYNDLDNAYKQIQIAKKSIEQSTENLRLNEDYYKAGTGTMSDLLDAQTSNQQSQDKYTEAVCQYLNSRTAYMIATGREVF, translated from the coding sequence ATGAAAAGAATTTCAATAATATTATTATATATTGGCATAGTTCTGCCGATGTTTTCTCAAAAAATATATACTTTAAAAGAGTGTAGAGAATTGGCAGTAAAGAACAATATTAAAATGAGGGATGCACAAATGAGTATAGAACAAGCTCATGAAACTGAAAAGAATGCATTTTCAAAATACTTTCCGAATGTTTCTGCAGGGGCTGTCTATTTTCATTCGAATGACTATCTAATGAAAAAAGACGTAAGTCTTTCTGCAGAGGATAAACAGGGACTTAGTTCAATTATATCGCAGATGGGGTTAAACCCGTCTGCCCTGGCTTCTCTACCATCATCATATTCTTTTGATATGCTCAAGTCAGGAGCAGCAGCTCAAATTGTAGCTATGGAACCTATTTATGCTGGAGGCCAAATAACAGCAGGAAACAAGCTGGCTAAGTTGCAAACTCTCGTTAAAAAACTTCAGATGCGGCAGTCTAAAGATGAGATTGTATCGTCTACAGAGACTTATTATAACCAACTAATAACTCTTTTTGAGAAAATGAAGACAATCGAGGCAGCTGACAATCAATTAAAAAGAATACATCAAGATGCTGAAAATTCTTACAAGGGAGGTTTATCCACAAAAAAAGATATGTTAACTGTAGAAATAAAGCAAAATGAATTAATTGCAAATAGGCTAAAGGTTGAAAATGGAATTAAACTATGTAAAATGGTATTGGCACAGTATATTGGTATGAACGGTATTGATATAATGGTTGATACAACAATTACTGAAGATATTCCAGAACCATCATCATATCTTGTAGATCATACATCAGCTATAAACAACAAAGTTGAAGCTCAACTACTTGATAAGGATGTTGAAGCTAATGTACTACAAACAAAAATGAAAAAAGGAGCCTTATTACCAACTGTTTCTATTGGAGCTGTTGGTGTATATGCAGACTTAGTTGGTAATGGACAAGCAAATGTAATCGGTATGGCTACTGTAAGTATCCCAATAAGTGAATGGTGGAGTAGCAACCATACAGTAAAACATCAAAAAATTGCAGAACAAATTTCACGTATGGATAGAGAAGATAATCGCCAACTATTAATAATACAAATGCAAAGTGCATACAACGATCTTGATAATGCATACAAACAGATACAAATAGCAAAAAAAAGTATAGAACAATCAACAGAAAACCTTAGACTTAATGAAGATTATTATAAAGCAGGCACAGGCACAATGAGTGATCTGCTAGACGCTCAAACAAGCAATCAACAATCACAAGACAAATATACCGAAGCAGTTTGCCAATATCTTAATAGCAGAACTGCATACATGATTGCAACAGGAAGAGAAGTCTTTTAA
- a CDS encoding outer membrane beta-barrel protein produces the protein MKKFFMTLVVIAIAVSASAQVYVGGNVGISRVKSDGADAETQYSLLPEIGYNINNDWAVGAEFGWTKGSTTDFYTNNIHTFEIAPYARYTFFHSKLINAFLDGAISYGHVNGTADVYSIGVKPGIIVNLTRKLSFVAHVGFLGYKEIDYKDNIKAADTNVWGLNLDGNNIQFGIFYNF, from the coding sequence ATGAAAAAGTTTTTTATGACTTTGGTCGTTATTGCTATTGCTGTCAGTGCTAGCGCACAAGTGTATGTAGGTGGTAATGTTGGTATTTCAAGAGTTAAATCTGATGGTGCAGACGCAGAAACACAGTATTCGTTATTGCCTGAAATTGGTTATAATATTAATAATGATTGGGCAGTTGGTGCTGAATTTGGATGGACAAAAGGTTCTACAACAGACTTTTATACTAATAATATACATACTTTTGAGATTGCTCCATATGCGAGATATACATTTTTCCATAGTAAATTGATTAATGCTTTTTTAGATGGAGCTATTTCATATGGGCATGTTAATGGTACAGCAGATGTATATTCTATTGGTGTTAAGCCAGGTATAATTGTTAATTTAACGAGAAAATTGAGTTTCGTTGCTCATGTTGGTTTCTTAGGTTATAAAGAAATTGATTATAAGGACAATATAAAAGCAGCTGATACAAATGTTTGGGGACTTAATTTAGATGGGAATAACATTCAGTTTGGTATTTTCTACAATTTCTAA
- the kdsA gene encoding 3-deoxy-8-phosphooctulonate synthase, translating into MKPIFIAGPCVIESEVLLSTVAEELVKINKELDIDIIFKASFDKANRTSISSFRGPGIDRGLEMLSDIKEKYGLRILTDIHESWQAEQVGQVADVLQIPAFLCRQTDLLIAASRTGKVVNIKKAQFLSGQDMKYPVEKAKEAGAKEVWLTERGNIYGYNNLVVDFRNIPDMKEIVPNVIMDCTHSVQRPGAGDGKTSGDRKFVPYMAMAAKAFGATGYFFEIHPNPDEALSDGPNMLPLYEIGKLIKRLI; encoded by the coding sequence ATGAAACCTATTTTTATTGCAGGTCCGTGTGTTATAGAATCGGAAGTACTGCTAAGCACTGTCGCTGAGGAATTAGTTAAGATTAATAAAGAGTTGGATATAGATATAATATTCAAAGCTTCATTTGATAAGGCTAATCGTACATCAATAAGTTCTTTCAGAGGTCCTGGTATAGATCGCGGCCTGGAAATGCTAAGTGACATTAAGGAAAAATACGGTCTACGTATTCTTACCGATATTCATGAAAGTTGGCAAGCGGAACAAGTTGGCCAAGTAGCAGATGTGCTACAGATTCCAGCTTTTCTTTGCAGACAGACAGACCTGCTAATAGCCGCATCTAGAACAGGTAAAGTTGTTAATATTAAGAAAGCACAATTTTTATCTGGTCAGGATATGAAATACCCTGTAGAAAAGGCTAAAGAAGCTGGAGCAAAAGAAGTCTGGCTTACTGAACGCGGCAATATATACGGTTATAACAATCTAGTTGTTGACTTTAGGAATATTCCTGATATGAAAGAAATTGTACCGAATGTAATTATGGACTGTACTCATAGCGTACAGAGACCTGGAGCCGGAGACGGGAAAACATCTGGTGACAGAAAATTTGTTCCATATATGGCTATGGCAGCTAAAGCTTTTGGGGCAACAGGATATTTCTTTGAAATACATCCAAATCCAGACGAAGCATTAAGTGACGGCCCAAACATGCTTCCACTATATGAAATAGGGAAACTGATAAAGAGACTGATATGA
- a CDS encoding KpsF/GutQ family sugar-phosphate isomerase: protein MINDKISVREYGIQCIKDEAKALLDLIPQMDNNFDDAVNMMFKCHGKVIVTGVGKSGHIGAKIAATLSSTGTPSFFINPLDVYHGDLGVMTPDDVVLAISNSGQTDELLRFLPMVLHMNVPIIGMSGNPKSLLAKYSNVHLNVCVEKEACPLNLAPTSSTTAALAMGDALAVALMEVRNFKPRDFAQFHPGGELGKRLLTTALDVMRTDDLPIMPPDMKLGEAIILVSKGKLGLGIAITEDCVVGLITDGDIRRAMENNQKAFFDRTVEDIMTKNPKTVMQDIKISEIQNIMNKYKIHSVLVVDSKNHLLGVVDHYSCMI, encoded by the coding sequence ATGATAAATGATAAAATATCCGTAAGAGAATACGGAATACAATGTATAAAAGACGAGGCAAAGGCTCTATTAGACCTTATACCCCAAATGGATAACAACTTTGATGATGCAGTGAACATGATGTTTAAATGTCATGGTAAAGTTATTGTAACTGGCGTAGGAAAGAGTGGTCATATAGGAGCAAAGATAGCTGCAACATTATCTAGTACTGGTACCCCATCATTTTTCATAAATCCACTAGATGTTTACCATGGGGACTTAGGAGTTATGACCCCTGATGATGTTGTTCTAGCTATAAGCAACTCTGGTCAGACAGACGAATTACTTAGATTTCTGCCAATGGTATTACATATGAACGTTCCTATAATTGGAATGAGCGGAAATCCAAAATCACTATTGGCAAAATACTCTAATGTCCATCTCAATGTATGTGTAGAAAAAGAGGCCTGCCCACTTAATTTAGCTCCAACAAGTAGTACAACAGCAGCGCTTGCTATGGGGGATGCCCTAGCTGTTGCATTAATGGAGGTAAGAAATTTTAAGCCAAGAGATTTTGCCCAATTCCATCCAGGAGGCGAGCTAGGAAAAAGGTTACTTACAACAGCTTTAGATGTAATGAGAACCGACGACTTGCCTATAATGCCGCCTGATATGAAACTTGGTGAAGCTATTATATTAGTAAGTAAAGGCAAACTTGGACTTGGTATAGCTATTACAGAAGACTGTGTCGTGGGTCTTATAACAGATGGTGATATAAGGCGTGCTATGGAAAACAACCAGAAAGCTTTTTTTGACCGTACTGTTGAAGATATTATGACAAAAAATCCCAAAACTGTAATGCAAGATATCAAAATATCCGAAATTCAAAATATAATGAACAAATATAAGATACACTCTGTGCTAGTTGTTGATAGTAAAAATCACCTACTTGGAGTGGTTGACCACTACAGTTGCATGATCTAA